A genomic segment from Cyanobium sp. NIES-981 encodes:
- a CDS encoding UPF0182 family protein, whose amino-acid sequence MPRGRLLSRPSLLLPGLLVLALALLVLTARLWVEWSWFSQFNLTAVLARRWALQLLGLGIGLAITLALQRWLLWLWALPAAPGALRRPLRTGPYALVLLALLAAALLSLSLIWGVVARLALQPFDPARLHGLIALASLPPGPWLLLLVAAAVVLLARPQGGARWLHGGAGLGLALVLGRGWGLWSLAVMAQPTGLREPLLGADVSFVQLRFPALALALTLAIAILLATLALALWGLMARGSQLSDGHFAGFAPAQLQALRRPLAALALLLALAFWLGRHQLLLSTTGSVPGAGWLDVHLALPLRTAAAVVALLMALLLLLPLARQGHRGPATAVLCLLLLALPLLEAGLSPLLQNLLVNPQELEREMPYLARSIDATRRAFQIDAMEIIDRVPNDRLSRRDLAEGEATLSNVRLWDSEPLLATNRQLQQLRVYYRFSEPAVDRYALQPDAGLGRQQVIMAARELDQGSLPRTARTWLNRHLVFTHGNGFTLSPVNTSGPEGLPEFFISDLGPSTKVQGNAQLGITRQQVEQVVPTRDPFLYFGSLASPYALAPTAVEEFNYPQGDNNFYIHYSGGAGVPLGRFWQRLAAAIYLREPKLLVRGELNASTRLLLHREVRDRVRALAPFVRFEAEPYLISVNLEGEAPFPSDQHQYWIVDGFTSSAFYPYSAAVPGRPDIRYLRNSVKAVVDAFTGQMVLYVAEPADPLIRTWQSLFPELFQPLAAMPVAFQDHIMYPRWQFQIQTTQLLRYHVTDPRIFYSGDDVWQVPKELYGQDQVPVEPYHISAQLPGEVEPEFLLLQPLTPLARPNLVGWLAARSDAPHYGELTLLRFPSQLPIYGPEQVQALINQNPRISQQFGLWDRAGSQVIQGNLLVVPIGQALLYVEPVYLRARAGGLPTLTRVVVSDSSRIAMEPSLREAIDALLDPRRSEEASPQPEAATPAATPAAAL is encoded by the coding sequence TTGCCCCGCGGTCGCCTTCTCTCCAGGCCCTCCCTGTTGCTGCCGGGCCTGCTGGTGCTGGCCCTGGCGCTGCTGGTGCTCACCGCCCGCCTCTGGGTCGAGTGGAGCTGGTTCTCCCAGTTCAACCTCACCGCGGTGCTGGCCCGGCGCTGGGCCCTGCAGCTGCTCGGCCTGGGCATCGGCCTGGCGATCACCCTGGCGCTGCAGCGCTGGCTGCTGTGGCTGTGGGCACTGCCCGCGGCGCCGGGGGCGCTGCGCCGTCCGCTGCGCACGGGGCCCTACGCCCTGGTGCTGCTCGCCCTCCTGGCTGCCGCCCTGCTCTCCCTGTCGCTGATCTGGGGGGTGGTGGCCCGTCTGGCCCTCCAGCCCTTCGATCCGGCGCGCCTGCATGGTCTGATCGCCCTGGCCAGCCTGCCGCCGGGTCCGTGGCTGTTGCTGCTGGTGGCCGCGGCGGTGGTGCTCCTTGCCCGCCCCCAGGGCGGGGCCCGCTGGCTGCACGGTGGGGCCGGCCTGGGACTCGCGCTGGTGCTGGGGCGGGGCTGGGGCCTGTGGAGCCTGGCGGTGATGGCGCAGCCCACGGGCCTGCGGGAGCCGCTGCTGGGCGCCGATGTGAGTTTCGTGCAGCTGCGGTTCCCCGCGCTCGCCCTGGCCCTCACCCTGGCGATCGCGATCCTGCTGGCCACCCTGGCGCTGGCCCTCTGGGGGCTGATGGCCCGGGGCTCCCAGCTGAGTGACGGCCACTTCGCCGGCTTCGCCCCCGCCCAGCTCCAGGCCCTGCGCCGGCCCCTCGCCGCCCTGGCGCTGCTGCTGGCCCTGGCCTTCTGGCTGGGGCGGCATCAGCTGCTGCTGAGCACCACCGGCAGCGTGCCCGGGGCCGGCTGGCTGGATGTGCATCTGGCGCTGCCGCTGCGCACCGCCGCTGCCGTGGTGGCCCTGCTGATGGCCCTGCTGCTGCTGCTGCCCCTGGCGCGCCAGGGGCACCGCGGCCCCGCCACCGCGGTGCTCTGCCTGCTGCTGCTGGCCCTTCCCCTGCTGGAGGCGGGACTGAGCCCCCTGCTCCAGAACCTGCTGGTGAACCCCCAGGAGCTGGAGCGGGAGATGCCCTATCTGGCCCGCTCCATCGACGCGACGCGGCGGGCCTTCCAGATCGATGCGATGGAGATCATCGACCGGGTGCCGAACGACCGGCTCAGCCGGCGGGATCTCGCCGAGGGGGAGGCCACGCTGAGCAACGTGCGCCTCTGGGACAGTGAACCCCTGCTGGCCACCAACCGCCAGCTGCAGCAGCTGCGGGTGTACTACCGCTTCTCGGAGCCGGCGGTGGACCGCTACGCCCTGCAGCCCGATGCCGGTCTGGGACGGCAGCAGGTGATCATGGCGGCCCGGGAGCTGGATCAGGGCTCCCTGCCCCGCACCGCCCGCACCTGGCTGAACCGCCATCTGGTGTTCACCCACGGCAACGGCTTCACCCTGTCGCCGGTGAACACGAGCGGACCGGAGGGCCTGCCCGAGTTCTTCATCTCCGACCTGGGCCCCTCCACCAAGGTGCAGGGCAACGCCCAGCTGGGGATCACCCGGCAGCAGGTGGAGCAGGTGGTGCCCACCCGGGATCCATTTCTCTATTTCGGTTCCCTGGCCTCCCCCTATGCCCTGGCCCCCACGGCCGTGGAGGAATTCAATTACCCCCAGGGTGACAACAACTTCTACATCCACTACAGCGGCGGTGCGGGCGTGCCCCTGGGCCGGTTCTGGCAACGCCTGGCCGCCGCGATCTACCTGCGGGAACCGAAGCTGCTGGTGCGCGGCGAGCTCAATGCCTCCACCCGCCTGCTGCTGCACCGGGAGGTGCGCGACCGGGTGCGGGCCCTGGCTCCCTTCGTGCGTTTCGAGGCGGAGCCCTACCTGATCTCGGTGAATCTGGAGGGGGAGGCCCCTTTCCCCTCCGATCAGCACCAGTACTGGATCGTGGACGGCTTCACCAGCAGTGCCTTCTACCCCTACAGCGCTGCGGTGCCGGGCCGGCCGGACATCCGCTATCTGCGCAACAGCGTCAAGGCGGTGGTGGATGCCTTCACCGGTCAGATGGTGCTCTACGTGGCCGAACCCGCCGATCCCCTGATCCGCACCTGGCAGTCGCTGTTTCCGGAGCTGTTCCAGCCCCTGGCCGCCATGCCGGTGGCGTTCCAGGACCACATCATGTATCCCCGCTGGCAGTTCCAGATCCAGACCACCCAGCTGCTGCGTTACCACGTGACCGATCCGCGCATCTTCTACAGCGGCGATGACGTGTGGCAGGTGCCCAAGGAGCTCTACGGCCAGGATCAGGTGCCGGTGGAGCCGTACCACATCAGTGCCCAGCTGCCCGGGGAAGTGGAACCGGAGTTCCTGCTGCTGCAGCCCCTCACCCCCCTGGCCCGTCCCAATCTGGTGGGTTGGCTGGCGGCCCGCAGCGATGCCCCCCACTACGGCGAACTCACCCTGCTGCGCTTTCCCAGCCAGCTGCCCATCTACGGCCCGGAACAGGTGCAGGCCCTGATCAACCAGAACCCCCGCATCAGTCAGCAGTTCGGGCTGTGGGACCGGGCCGGCTCCCAGGTGATCCAGGGCAATCTGCTGGTGGTGCCGATCGGCCAGGCCCTGCTCTACGTGGAGCCGGTGTATCTGCGGGCCCGGGCCGGGGGTCTGCCCACCCTCACGCGGGTGGTGGTGAGCGACAGCTCCCGCATCGCCATGGAGCCGAGCCTGCGCGAGGCGATCGATGCCCTGCTGGATCCGCGCCGGTCGGAGGAGGCCTCGCCGCAACCGGAGGCGGCCACCCCCGCGGCCACCCCCGCGGCCGCCCTCTGA
- the fba gene encoding class II fructose-bisphosphate aldolase (catalyzes the reversible aldol condensation of dihydroxyacetonephosphate and glyceraldehyde 3-phosphate in the Calvin cycle, glycolysis, and/or gluconeogenesis), which translates to MALVPLRLLLDHAAENGYGIPAFNVNNLEQVQSIMEAAYETDSPVILQASRGARQYAGEAFLRHLILAAVETYPDIPVVMHQDHGNSPATCYGAAANGFTSVMMDGSLQADAKTPASYEYNVAVTKEVVDVAHAIGVSVEGELGCLGSLETGMGEAEDGHGFEGKLDHSQLLTDPTEAADFVAKTKVDALAIAIGTSHGAYKFTRKPTGEVLAISRIAEIHKAIPNTHLVMHGSSSVPQEWLDMINKYGGAIPETYGVPVEEIQEGIRNGVRKVNIDTDNRLAFTAAIREAAAKDPANFDPRHFNKPARAYMKQVCLDRYQQFWCAGNASKIKQRDINYYATLYAKGELDPKTAVAA; encoded by the coding sequence ATGGCGTTGGTTCCGCTTCGGCTGCTGCTCGATCACGCCGCTGAGAACGGTTACGGCATCCCGGCGTTCAACGTGAACAACCTGGAGCAGGTGCAGTCGATCATGGAGGCGGCTTACGAGACCGACTCCCCCGTGATTCTGCAGGCGTCCCGCGGCGCCCGCCAGTACGCCGGCGAAGCCTTCCTGCGCCACCTGATCCTGGCCGCCGTGGAAACCTATCCCGACATCCCGGTGGTGATGCACCAGGACCACGGCAACAGCCCCGCCACCTGCTACGGCGCCGCCGCCAACGGCTTCACCTCGGTGATGATGGACGGCTCCCTGCAGGCCGACGCCAAGACCCCCGCCAGCTACGAGTACAACGTGGCCGTCACCAAGGAAGTGGTGGACGTGGCCCACGCCATCGGCGTGAGCGTGGAGGGCGAGCTGGGCTGCCTGGGCTCCCTCGAGACCGGCATGGGTGAGGCCGAGGACGGCCACGGCTTCGAGGGCAAGCTCGACCACAGCCAGCTGCTCACCGACCCCACCGAAGCCGCCGACTTCGTGGCCAAGACCAAAGTGGATGCCCTGGCCATCGCCATCGGCACCAGCCACGGCGCCTACAAGTTCACCCGCAAGCCCACCGGCGAGGTGCTGGCCATCAGCCGCATCGCCGAGATCCACAAGGCCATCCCCAACACCCACCTGGTGATGCACGGCTCCTCCTCGGTGCCCCAGGAGTGGCTGGACATGATCAACAAGTACGGCGGTGCCATCCCCGAGACCTACGGCGTGCCCGTGGAGGAGATCCAGGAGGGCATCCGCAACGGCGTGCGCAAGGTGAACATCGACACCGACAACCGCCTGGCCTTCACCGCCGCCATCCGGGAGGCCGCCGCCAAGGATCCCGCCAACTTCGATCCCCGCCACTTCAACAAGCCCGCCCGGGCCTACATGAAGCAGGTGTGCCTGGACCGCTACCAGCAGTTCTGGTGTGCCGGCAACGCCAGCAAGATCAAGCAGCGCGACATCAACTACTACGCCACCCTCTACGCCAAGGGGGAACTCGATCCCAAGACCGCCGTCGCCGCCTGA